In Magnolia sinica isolate HGM2019 chromosome 12, MsV1, whole genome shotgun sequence, a single genomic region encodes these proteins:
- the LOC131221210 gene encoding leucine-rich repeat extensin-like protein 4, translating to MAPIPSSSSSLIPNATTRTTLILFLLHFSLFFHSFLAKSKHTTTHSHSHSHSHSHSHSTSNTTIHPYHLPTTNPRLHQAYLAFHAWKKVIYSDPTNLTSNWVGPAVCDYGGIFCAGSLHDPHIQVVASIDLNHADIAGFLPDELGLLTDLAILHLNSNRFCGIIPLTLANLTLLYELDLSNNRFVGPFPSVVLHIPSLMYLDLRFNEFEGPVPSELFNRGLDAIFLNNNRLTSMLPSNLGEATSASVIVFANNNFGGCLPEGMAKLANSLEEFVLINTNLSGCLPFELGLLYKLKVFDVSFNHLVGPIPFSLAGLVHVEQLNVAHNMMDGIIPAGVCALPSLANFTASYNFFCEEEFPCQNLTSKGIRFDDRRNCLPERPLQRSKKECDAHQPVECFEYHCTSGGGAAAKMVNATAAPSP from the coding sequence ATGGCTCCCattccatcttcttcctcttccttaatCCCCAATGCTACAACCAGAACCACCTTAATTCTCTTCTTACtacacttttctctcttcttccattCATTCCTAGCTAAATCCAAGCACACCACCAcccactctcactctcactctcactctcattctcattctcattCCACTTCCAACACCACCATCCATCCCTATCATCTCCCCACCACCAACCCAAGACTCCACCAAGCTTACCTTGCCTTCCACGCATGGAAGAAGGTAATCTACTCCGACCCAACCAACCTCACTTCCAACTGGGTAGGCCCTGCTGTCTGTGACTATGGAGGCATCTTCTGTGCTGGTTCTTTGCACGATCCCCACATCCAAGTTGTAGCCAGCATCGATCTCAACCATGCTGACATTGCAGGCTTCCTCCCAGATGAGCTTGGTCTACTCACCGACCTTGCCATATTGCATCTCAACAGCAACCGCTTCTGCGGCATCATCCCACTCACCTTAGCCAACCTAACCCTCCTCTACGAGCTCGACCTCAGCAACAACAGGTTTGTGGGCCCCTTTCCATCAGTGGTCCTCCATATCCCTTCGCTCATGTACCTCGACCTCCGTTTTAATGAGTTTGAAGGACCTGTGCCTTCAGAGCTCTTCAACCGTGGCCTCGACGCAATATTCCTCAACAACAACCGGCTGACCTCAATGCTCCCGTCGAATCTAGGGGAGGCAACATCTGCATCAGTTATAGTATTCGCCAACAACAACTTTGGTGGGTGCCTGCCGGAAGGCATGGCCAAACTGGCGAATAGCTTGGAGGAGTTTGTGCTGATCAACACCAACTTGTCTGGGTGCCTGCCTTTTGAACTAGGCCTTCTCTACAAGCTGAAGGTCTTTGATGTGAGCTTTAAccacctggtggggcccataccATTCAGCCTTGCCGGTCTGGTCCACGTGGAGCAGCTCAACGTGGCCCACAACATGATGGATGGGATCATACCGGCAGGGGTATGTGCACTGCCCAGTCTGGCCAATTTCACTGCCTCTTACAATTTCTTCTGCGAGGAGGAATTTCCTTGCCAGAATCTGACGTCCAAAGGCATCCGGTTTGATGATCGCCGGAATTGTTTGCCGGAGAGGCCACTACAGAGGAGCAAGAAGGAATGCGATGCTCATCAACCAGTCGAGTGCTTCGAATATCACTGCACTAGTGGTGGCGGTGCTGCTGCAAAGATGGTGAATGCGACAGCAGCTCCATCACCATAA